Proteins encoded in a region of the Melioribacteraceae bacterium genome:
- a CDS encoding S41 family peptidase, whose protein sequence is MLNRKNILTAIVGILLFSGFVQKDSDIYFEINKGIEIFGRVYKEVTLNYVDQINPQEFMLAGISGMLESLDPYTNFIDGSNQKDIDIITKGKYGGIGATVGIRNERITIVDLIEGYSAQRQGIRIGDIISKIDDIPVTKQNYEELSELLKGDTGTSVKLIIQREGEEEPILFNLLREEIEIKNLSYYGFYPESSGNVYLKLSGFSRSAGEEVKKALVELKEKRVIESIVLDLRGNPGGLLDAAVDVSEKFIPKGEMIVSVKGRDSLDVKNYISAEEPVAGKIRLAVLVDEGSASASEIVAGAIQDHDRGVIVGSTSFGKGLVQTLIPLSYNTSLKITTARYYTPSGRSIQKVDYSSRNKVIRSAGTIDSKEFLTDTNRKVTSAGGIVPDSVVVNRSSSHLIQRLLADGLFFGFATHFYNEHPGNDFKNISPDNLLNEFQKYIKTQKFEFTSPAEKLIDQLKLAAVQENLNGSFLELLDKSKSQIDESHSREMEKYKDEIVSAIREELMARVEGRIGRIIESLKNDNQLKSAVGILYNNGHYSKLLKQAL, encoded by the coding sequence ATGCTAAACAGAAAAAATATACTGACAGCAATAGTAGGGATTCTTCTTTTTTCGGGATTTGTCCAGAAGGATTCCGACATCTATTTTGAAATTAATAAAGGGATAGAAATTTTCGGACGGGTATACAAGGAAGTAACTCTTAATTATGTCGATCAGATAAATCCTCAAGAATTTATGCTCGCAGGTATTAGCGGAATGCTCGAATCACTCGATCCGTATACAAATTTCATCGACGGAAGTAATCAAAAAGATATTGATATAATTACCAAAGGAAAGTATGGTGGAATTGGGGCTACTGTCGGAATCAGAAATGAAAGGATTACAATAGTGGATCTTATTGAGGGTTATTCGGCTCAACGACAGGGAATTAGAATCGGGGATATTATTTCTAAAATCGACGATATTCCTGTCACGAAACAGAATTATGAAGAGTTGAGCGAACTACTCAAAGGCGATACCGGTACGAGTGTTAAATTAATTATACAGAGGGAAGGAGAAGAGGAACCGATACTGTTTAATTTATTGAGAGAGGAGATTGAAATAAAAAATCTTTCCTATTACGGATTTTACCCTGAATCGAGCGGGAATGTGTATCTGAAACTGAGCGGATTTTCAAGATCTGCCGGTGAAGAGGTTAAGAAAGCACTCGTTGAATTGAAAGAAAAAAGAGTGATTGAAAGTATAGTACTCGACCTGAGAGGTAATCCGGGAGGATTACTGGATGCAGCTGTGGATGTTAGCGAAAAATTTATTCCCAAAGGAGAAATGATAGTTTCCGTTAAAGGAAGGGACTCACTCGATGTAAAAAATTATATTTCTGCTGAAGAACCTGTTGCCGGAAAAATCCGGCTTGCAGTACTTGTTGACGAAGGTTCTGCTTCAGCTTCCGAAATAGTAGCCGGGGCAATTCAGGATCACGACAGAGGTGTTATTGTAGGATCTACGTCATTCGGAAAGGGACTTGTTCAAACACTTATCCCTCTTTCTTATAATACTTCATTGAAGATAACTACGGCCAGATATTATACACCAAGTGGCAGGTCGATTCAGAAAGTCGACTATTCCAGCCGGAATAAAGTAATAAGATCGGCCGGAACAATTGACAGTAAGGAATTCCTCACTGATACGAACCGGAAGGTTACGTCCGCAGGAGGGATTGTCCCCGACTCGGTTGTAGTTAACCGATCAAGTTCACATTTAATTCAGAGACTTCTTGCCGACGGATTGTTCTTCGGGTTTGCTACTCATTTTTACAATGAACATCCCGGAAACGATTTCAAGAATATATCACCGGATAATCTGCTTAATGAATTCCAGAAGTATATAAAAACCCAGAAATTTGAATTTACCTCTCCGGCTGAAAAATTAATTGATCAGTTGAAACTGGCTGCTGTTCAGGAGAATTTGAACGGTTCTTTCCTTGAGTTACTCGATAAATCGAAATCCCAGATAGATGAAAGCCACTCAAGGGAAATGGAAAAATATAAAGATGAAATTGTCAGCGCTATAAGAGAGGAATTGATGGCGCGAGTAGAAGGTAGAATCGGGAGAATAATTGAGTCGCTTAAAAATGATAATCAGCTCAAATCTGCGGTCGGTATACTGTATAATAATGGCCACTATTCAAAATTATTGAAGCAGGCTTTATAA
- the deoC gene encoding deoxyribose-phosphate aldolase, with protein MSSSLIDKVVSQVFIEKSLQDFYCTTGSCVGWERNIVDQPVAVKNIISNGADRIAAGPGIGNELVDRNVARMIDHTLLKPEATQDEIKKLCEEARTYNFVSVCINPCYVQLSYQLLKGSQVKVCTVIGFPLGATTTEVKRAEAEQALNSGAQEIDMVINIGMLKQGNYEYVFNDINQVVLAAKRHNAVCKVILETALLTDEEKIKACLLSKEAKADFVKTSTGFSKGGATAGDVALMRYVVGSAVGVKASGGIRTAEDAKLMIESGADRIGASASVKIVKGEKTAAGGY; from the coding sequence ATGAGCTCGTCGTTAATTGATAAGGTTGTATCACAGGTCTTTATTGAAAAATCGCTCCAGGACTTTTATTGTACTACGGGATCATGCGTAGGATGGGAAAGAAATATTGTAGATCAGCCGGTAGCCGTCAAAAATATAATCAGTAACGGAGCAGACAGAATAGCAGCCGGACCCGGAATAGGGAATGAACTTGTTGACCGGAATGTAGCAAGAATGATCGACCATACATTACTCAAACCCGAAGCAACACAGGATGAAATAAAAAAACTTTGTGAAGAGGCAAGAACGTATAACTTTGTCTCGGTTTGCATAAATCCGTGTTATGTTCAGTTGTCTTACCAGCTCCTTAAAGGTAGTCAGGTGAAAGTATGTACCGTAATCGGTTTTCCATTAGGCGCTACAACTACCGAGGTTAAAAGGGCCGAAGCCGAACAGGCACTCAATAGCGGCGCTCAGGAAATTGATATGGTAATAAATATCGGCATGCTTAAACAGGGTAACTATGAATATGTTTTCAACGATATTAATCAGGTTGTCCTTGCGGCTAAAAGACATAATGCTGTATGTAAAGTGATTCTTGAAACTGCTCTGCTTACCGACGAGGAGAAAATAAAAGCATGTTTGCTGAGTAAAGAAGCAAAAGCGGATTTTGTTAAGACCTCTACAGGTTTCAGCAAGGGAGGTGCTACAGCCGGAGATGTTGCGCTTATGCGCTATGTTGTCGGATCGGCCGTTGGTGTTAAAGCCTCCGGAGGAATTAGAACAGCCGAGGATGCGAAACTGATGATTGAGAGCGGTGCAGACCGGATAGGTGCGAGCGCGAGCGTTAAGATCGTTAAAGGTGAAAAAACTGCGGCTGGCGGATATTAG
- the folD gene encoding bifunctional methylenetetrahydrofolate dehydrogenase/methenyltetrahydrofolate cyclohydrolase FolD, which translates to MATIIDGKKISAEVKNELKEKILAIKETGKKVPGLVTILVGDNPASQSYVNSKGKACTEIGMLSKIEKLPEDAKEVDLLKLIYSYNINDNFHGILVQLPLPSHINESRIIEAIDPKKDVDGFHPVSVGKLVTGNETFYPCTPYGILELLSRYKIATSGKHVVVVGRSNIVGKPVANLLLQKKEGANAIVTVCHSAAKDLSRFTRNADILIAAIGKANFITSDMVCDGVVVVDVGINRIEDSNSPKGYRIVGDVNFDDVEKKASFITPVPGGVGLMTIAMLLKNTFLAYQKLEGGKTI; encoded by the coding sequence ATGGCTACGATAATCGACGGTAAAAAAATTTCGGCTGAAGTAAAAAATGAATTGAAAGAAAAGATACTAGCAATTAAAGAGACTGGTAAGAAGGTGCCGGGACTTGTAACAATTCTTGTTGGTGATAATCCCGCATCACAGTCATATGTGAATTCTAAAGGCAAAGCCTGTACTGAAATCGGGATGCTATCAAAAATTGAAAAACTACCTGAAGACGCCAAGGAAGTGGATCTGCTGAAATTGATTTACAGTTATAATATAAATGATAATTTCCATGGAATACTTGTACAGCTTCCTCTCCCTTCACATATCAATGAGTCCAGAATTATTGAAGCAATCGATCCCAAAAAAGACGTTGATGGATTTCATCCTGTAAGTGTCGGCAAACTTGTTACCGGCAATGAAACGTTCTATCCTTGTACTCCATACGGAATATTGGAATTATTGTCCCGCTACAAAATTGCAACATCCGGAAAGCATGTAGTGGTTGTGGGCAGGAGTAATATAGTCGGGAAACCCGTAGCAAATTTATTGCTTCAAAAGAAAGAAGGGGCTAATGCAATTGTTACCGTCTGTCATTCGGCTGCGAAAGATTTATCGAGGTTTACAAGAAACGCAGATATACTTATTGCGGCGATCGGGAAAGCAAATTTTATTACATCGGATATGGTTTGTGATGGTGTTGTAGTTGTTGATGTTGGCATAAATAGAATAGAGGACAGCAACAGCCCGAAAGGATATAGAATTGTTGGTGATGTTAATTTCGATGACGTTGAAAAGAAAGCTTCGTTCATTACTCCTGTGCCGGGAGGTGTTGGCTTAATGACGATTGCAATGTTATTAAAAAATACTTTTCTTGCATATCAAAAATTAGAAGGCGGAAAGACAATATGA
- the eutM gene encoding ethanolamine utilization microcompartment protein EutM, translating to MTLDALGMIETKGLVGAIEAADAMVKAAKVELIGKETIGGGYVTVMVRGDVGAVKAATDAGAAAAQRVGELVSVHVIPRPHSDVEMILPKRAK from the coding sequence ATGACACTTGACGCACTCGGAATGATTGAAACCAAAGGATTGGTCGGTGCAATCGAAGCCGCTGATGCAATGGTAAAAGCAGCAAAAGTAGAATTAATTGGAAAAGAAACAATTGGTGGCGGATATGTTACCGTTATGGTTAGAGGTGATGTAGGCGCTGTTAAAGCTGCTACCGATGCTGGCGCTGCTGCTGCCCAGCGTGTTGGAGAACTGGTTTCAGTCCACGTAATCCCACGTCCTCATTCTGATGTTGAGATGATTCTTCCAAAACGTGCTAAATAG
- a CDS encoding TIGR00282 family metallophosphoesterase, with amino-acid sequence MNINLLFIGDIIGQPGMNIVQMWLPSLQKKYKIDVTIVNGENLSDGKGCTEKEAKQLFDLGVNAITGGNHTWDKHQSQEYLRKDNRVIRPLNYPKGTVGNGYCFVDTPKGKVAVLNLQGRAYMAAIDCPFRATDWVLPKLKQETKVIFVDFHAEATAEKIAMVNYLDGKISALVGTHTHVQTSDERIFPNGTAYITDCGMTGPYDSVIGMKTDAAINRFLYQTPQKYQTATDNVHLCGLFVKVDSETGKAVEVERIFLPEFEKKIEKESDH; translated from the coding sequence ATGAATATAAATCTACTGTTTATCGGCGACATAATAGGGCAGCCTGGAATGAACATCGTTCAGATGTGGCTCCCGAGCCTGCAAAAAAAATATAAAATAGATGTTACAATCGTAAATGGTGAAAACCTTTCTGATGGAAAAGGATGTACTGAGAAGGAAGCCAAGCAGCTTTTTGACCTCGGAGTAAACGCGATTACCGGTGGCAACCATACCTGGGACAAACATCAGTCGCAGGAATATCTTCGTAAAGATAACCGGGTAATCCGCCCTCTAAATTATCCCAAAGGGACAGTTGGAAACGGATACTGTTTTGTTGATACACCGAAAGGGAAAGTTGCAGTTCTCAATTTACAGGGCCGGGCTTATATGGCTGCAATCGATTGCCCGTTCAGAGCGACTGATTGGGTATTACCAAAACTGAAACAGGAAACAAAAGTAATTTTTGTTGATTTCCATGCGGAAGCAACTGCAGAAAAAATTGCCATGGTTAATTATCTTGACGGAAAAATTTCCGCTCTGGTTGGTACCCATACTCATGTACAAACCTCGGATGAAAGAATCTTTCCGAACGGTACCGCTTATATAACCGACTGCGGTATGACCGGGCCGTACGATTCGGTTATCGGAATGAAAACCGACGCGGCAATTAACCGCTTCCTGTACCAGACGCCTCAGAAGTACCAGACAGCGACTGATAACGTCCATCTCTGCGGATTATTTGTGAAAGTAGATTCCGAAACAGGAAAAGCTGTAGAAGTCGAAAGAATTTTCCTGCCCGAGTTTGAAAAGAAAATTGAAAAAGAATCGGATCATTAA
- the tmk gene encoding dTMP kinase: protein MFITFEGLDFSGKSTQVQILEKYLLSKGEKVIVIREPGGTPISEKIRNILLDKNNSEMRFETEALLFAASRSQLVNETILPALEKNIFVISDRFHDSSIAYQSYGRGLSLQFVNELQNFVIKNAIPAVTFFIDIPIDEVVRRMSRVKKVELDRIESSKVDFYERVRNGYLELAAKEKRIKVLNGLLPIDELHLVIRSEIEQNRK from the coding sequence ATGTTTATAACTTTTGAAGGTCTCGATTTCTCAGGTAAGTCAACTCAGGTTCAGATACTTGAAAAATACCTTTTAAGTAAAGGTGAAAAAGTAATTGTGATAAGAGAACCGGGGGGAACACCTATTTCAGAAAAGATAAGGAATATCCTGCTTGATAAGAATAATTCTGAAATGAGATTCGAGACTGAAGCTCTCCTTTTTGCAGCAAGCAGGTCTCAACTGGTGAACGAGACGATTCTGCCGGCTCTTGAAAAAAATATTTTCGTAATATCGGACCGGTTCCATGATTCCTCAATTGCATATCAGAGTTACGGTAGAGGACTCTCGCTTCAGTTTGTGAATGAACTGCAGAATTTTGTGATAAAAAATGCCATTCCGGCTGTCACTTTTTTTATCGATATTCCGATAGACGAAGTGGTTAGAAGAATGTCCAGAGTTAAAAAAGTGGAACTGGACCGGATCGAATCTTCTAAAGTCGATTTTTATGAAAGAGTAAGAAACGGTTATCTCGAGCTTGCTGCTAAAGAGAAAAGAATTAAAGTTCTGAACGGATTGCTGCCGATAGATGAACTTCATCTCGTAATCCGGTCGGAAATTGAGCAAAATCGTAAGTGA
- a CDS encoding bifunctional (p)ppGpp synthetase/guanosine-3',5'-bis(diphosphate) 3'-pyrophosphohydrolase has product MEVAISIKHKRMLEDLLNTCRQNLPSVNEKLIQKAFQLSYESHKNDFRASGEPYFNHPYEVAMIVAREMPLDDISVMSALLHDVVEDSDISLDFLTKEFDKEVSEIVDGVTKIGGVFKGQEITQAENYRKLLLSMVKDVRVILVKFADRLHNMRTLEFVHPQKQRRIAKETLEIYAPFANRFGLGAVKWELEDLAFKYLNKEAYDDIAKRIKDTRKERESFINKFTKPIVEKLKEHKLNFELGGRPKHLYSVYRKMIMQNRPFEDIYDLLAVRIILESNDPNECYYVLGIINQLYKPIPDRFKDFISIPKKNNYQSIHTTVIGPEGKLIEVQIRTRKMHEIAERGVAAHWKYKENLASADKDLEEWVSWVRDIFENATKDEATKEILASFKLNLYQDEIYVFTPKGDLRRLPLNSTPVDYAYEIHSNVGDHCIGAKVNGRIVPLDTKIHSGDQIEIITSKNQRPNKSWLQFVQTHKAKSNIRKHLNKEEEKLYESGKETWERKIKKLKLSFSSDDLSKLARKLKFDNTRQFYKAVALDKMNLDEILNPTIETEEKPDKDLQFDKFIDIARHTAGGVVVEGDQKGLAISYAKCCNPIPGDPVIGYVTIGEGIKIHRKDCSNLITMLKKGESRIVPVTWPKTNGAFFVAGIIIKGEDMPGILKDISNSITTMQNTNIKSVNITAGDSMFRGTVTVYVKDLDHLNKIMDRLKKVKGIYSVERFDADH; this is encoded by the coding sequence ATGGAAGTTGCAATAAGCATAAAACACAAACGGATGCTCGAAGATCTCCTGAATACATGCAGACAGAATCTTCCATCCGTAAATGAAAAGCTTATTCAGAAAGCTTTCCAGCTCAGCTATGAATCGCATAAAAATGATTTCCGCGCTTCAGGCGAACCTTATTTCAATCATCCTTACGAAGTTGCGATGATTGTTGCCCGTGAAATGCCGCTTGATGATATCTCCGTAATGAGTGCCCTGCTTCACGATGTTGTTGAGGACAGCGATATAAGTCTCGATTTCCTTACTAAAGAATTTGATAAGGAAGTATCCGAAATTGTTGACGGCGTTACAAAAATCGGAGGTGTTTTTAAGGGTCAGGAGATCACCCAGGCGGAAAACTACCGTAAACTTCTTCTCTCAATGGTTAAGGATGTAAGGGTCATTCTTGTAAAATTTGCAGACCGACTCCATAATATGAGAACTCTTGAATTCGTACATCCTCAGAAACAGAGACGCATAGCAAAAGAAACTCTCGAGATTTATGCCCCATTCGCAAACCGGTTCGGACTTGGTGCTGTAAAATGGGAACTGGAGGATCTCGCATTTAAATACCTTAATAAAGAAGCATACGACGATATTGCCAAACGGATCAAGGATACTAGAAAAGAACGTGAATCTTTCATCAATAAATTTACTAAACCGATTGTAGAAAAATTAAAAGAACACAAATTGAATTTTGAATTGGGCGGCCGGCCTAAACACCTCTACAGTGTTTACCGTAAGATGATAATGCAAAACCGTCCTTTCGAGGATATTTATGACCTCCTGGCGGTTAGAATAATTCTCGAAAGTAATGACCCTAACGAATGCTACTATGTGCTTGGTATAATCAACCAGCTTTACAAACCGATACCGGACCGGTTTAAAGATTTTATTTCTATTCCCAAAAAGAATAACTATCAGTCGATTCACACTACTGTGATCGGTCCGGAAGGAAAACTGATCGAAGTGCAGATAAGAACACGCAAAATGCATGAGATTGCAGAAAGAGGAGTTGCTGCGCACTGGAAATACAAGGAGAATCTTGCATCGGCGGATAAAGACCTTGAAGAGTGGGTCAGTTGGGTCCGGGATATTTTCGAAAATGCTACTAAAGACGAAGCCACAAAGGAGATACTTGCCAGTTTCAAACTGAACCTTTACCAGGATGAGATTTATGTATTCACTCCAAAGGGTGATCTGCGAAGATTACCGCTTAACTCAACACCGGTCGATTACGCATATGAAATTCACAGTAACGTTGGTGATCATTGTATAGGGGCAAAGGTTAACGGTAGAATAGTTCCTCTCGATACAAAAATCCATAGCGGCGATCAGATCGAAATAATTACATCTAAAAATCAGCGGCCTAATAAGAGCTGGCTTCAATTCGTTCAGACTCATAAAGCTAAAAGCAATATCAGAAAACATCTCAACAAAGAGGAAGAGAAGTTGTATGAGTCGGGTAAGGAAACCTGGGAACGTAAAATCAAGAAATTGAAACTCTCGTTCTCATCCGACGATTTATCAAAGCTTGCCCGCAAACTGAAATTCGATAATACGCGTCAGTTCTATAAAGCGGTTGCCCTCGATAAAATGAATCTGGATGAAATCCTTAATCCAACAATTGAAACGGAGGAAAAACCCGATAAGGACCTTCAGTTCGACAAGTTTATTGATATCGCCAGACACACTGCCGGCGGTGTTGTTGTTGAAGGGGATCAGAAGGGCCTTGCTATAAGTTATGCAAAATGTTGTAATCCGATTCCGGGTGATCCGGTTATCGGGTATGTTACAATCGGTGAGGGAATCAAGATTCATAGGAAGGATTGCAGTAATTTGATAACGATGCTTAAAAAAGGGGAGAGCCGTATCGTTCCCGTAACCTGGCCAAAAACTAACGGAGCATTCTTTGTGGCCGGAATTATTATTAAGGGTGAGGATATGCCAGGTATCCTTAAGGATATTTCCAACAGCATTACTACTATGCAGAATACAAATATCAAATCTGTTAATATTACGGCAGGCGATTCGATGTTCAGAGGTACCGTAACGGTTTATGTTAAGGATCTGGATCATCTTAATAAAATTATGGACCGACTCAAAAAGGTAAAAGGAATCTATTCTGTGGAACGTTTCGATGCCGATCATTAA
- a CDS encoding exonuclease domain-containing protein has translation MKKRDTAKELKELQFDEVEYSVFDFETTGTSARTDKVIEIGIAKIRNGKITDTFQSFINPGRFVPYNITQITGISNDDVKDAPYFDEVINDIRTFVGDSVLVAHNLGFDYSFLKHECESAGIELPGNPAICTLKLSKRLYPHFPSRSLGNLSRSLKIHHRNVHRGLGDATATAKILMKMFKSLRDDYGIETLSDLINFQSIPSGTPFKMIKKKLAEDYSSVPDEPGIYFFRDSKGEAIYIGKAKSLKHRVSNYFTSNSGRKPKKIVQKAKRLEYLVTNTELTALLAEAELIKSADPKFNTLLKKFSNNYFIMVTSSREYPSVERVTKFDFDGNDYYGPYPNRDTTIAIKEIIDKTFEVRECSDKELAKGRKCYLADIERCLAPCINRENPERYRTELERVKEFLSGHNQSAVDRLLGKMKELSEKKKYEDAAHTRDIINSIFKQLNRAAILSEPINRANVLIEIAGSKENDYLLMLEGKVIIRNFLNDKPDQFEEALENYFSGSIALFKEISDKDFERLKISLSWLAKNKGRIRIHYLKKYNSSEELAKDFTFLSSAKRKYYESE, from the coding sequence ATGAAAAAAAGAGATACAGCCAAAGAACTCAAGGAACTTCAATTTGATGAGGTCGAATATTCTGTTTTCGATTTTGAGACTACCGGTACTTCTGCCAGGACAGATAAAGTAATTGAAATTGGAATCGCGAAAATCCGGAATGGAAAGATTACAGATACTTTTCAGTCCTTCATTAATCCGGGCAGATTCGTTCCTTATAACATCACACAAATAACCGGTATTTCAAATGATGATGTTAAAGACGCCCCATATTTCGATGAAGTAATAAACGACATTAGAACATTCGTTGGCGATTCTGTTCTGGTTGCGCATAATCTTGGATTTGATTATTCATTTCTTAAGCACGAGTGTGAAAGCGCGGGAATCGAACTGCCGGGCAACCCGGCTATCTGCACGCTTAAACTTTCAAAAAGACTCTATCCCCATTTCCCGAGCCGTTCGCTCGGCAATCTTTCCCGATCGCTGAAAATACATCATCGCAATGTTCACAGAGGATTGGGAGATGCAACAGCGACGGCAAAAATATTAATGAAGATGTTCAAATCCCTCAGGGATGATTACGGAATTGAGACTCTAAGCGACCTCATCAATTTCCAGAGTATTCCTTCGGGCACTCCGTTTAAGATGATCAAGAAAAAGCTCGCTGAGGATTACTCGTCGGTACCCGACGAGCCGGGGATCTATTTTTTCAGGGATTCCAAGGGAGAGGCAATCTATATCGGTAAAGCCAAGTCGCTTAAACACAGGGTCAGTAATTATTTCACCAGTAATAGCGGCCGGAAACCGAAAAAGATTGTTCAAAAAGCCAAGCGGCTCGAATACCTTGTAACCAATACAGAATTGACTGCTCTTCTGGCTGAGGCGGAGCTGATCAAGTCTGCCGACCCGAAATTCAATACACTTCTTAAAAAATTTTCAAACAACTATTTCATTATGGTTACAAGCAGCCGGGAATACCCTTCCGTTGAACGAGTTACTAAGTTTGATTTTGACGGGAATGATTATTACGGTCCCTATCCGAACAGGGATACAACTATTGCCATTAAAGAAATTATCGACAAAACTTTTGAAGTCCGGGAATGTTCCGACAAAGAACTTGCAAAAGGACGAAAATGCTATCTGGCTGATATTGAAAGATGTCTGGCGCCCTGCATCAACAGAGAGAATCCGGAAAGGTATCGCACAGAGCTTGAAAGGGTAAAAGAATTTTTAAGCGGTCATAACCAATCGGCTGTGGACAGACTTCTAGGAAAAATGAAGGAGCTTAGTGAAAAGAAAAAATATGAAGATGCGGCGCATACACGCGATATAATAAATTCGATATTCAAGCAGTTGAACAGAGCTGCAATACTATCCGAACCAATAAACCGCGCTAATGTTCTTATCGAGATTGCCGGTTCCAAGGAGAACGATTATCTCTTAATGCTGGAGGGGAAAGTGATTATCAGAAATTTTCTGAACGATAAACCCGATCAATTTGAGGAAGCTCTTGAAAATTATTTTTCCGGTTCAATAGCTTTATTCAAGGAGATATCGGATAAAGATTTCGAGCGGTTGAAAATATCTCTCTCCTGGCTTGCAAAGAACAAAGGAAGGATTAGAATCCATTACCTGAAGAAATATAATTCAAGCGAAGAACTGGCAAAGGATTTCACATTCCTGAGTTCAGCGAAGAGAAAATATTACGAATCTGAATGA
- the ruvX gene encoding Holliday junction resolvase RuvX yields the protein MKEERILAVDFGEKRIGLAVTDPMNIFAYPLVTLNNDPGFFDRLKKIIDDYKVVKILLGNPVKESGGESRISRLIMKFKDEIETRFSLPVELIDERYSSEIARQRIIETVTSKKKRRDKSLLDKNSAAVILEDYLKWNDKRI from the coding sequence TTGAAAGAAGAAAGAATTTTAGCAGTCGATTTCGGTGAGAAGAGAATTGGATTAGCTGTTACAGATCCGATGAATATTTTTGCGTATCCGCTTGTCACACTTAATAATGATCCGGGCTTTTTTGATCGATTGAAGAAAATAATTGACGATTATAAAGTCGTTAAAATTCTGCTTGGAAATCCTGTAAAGGAAAGCGGAGGGGAATCGAGAATTTCAAGGCTAATCATGAAATTCAAGGATGAAATTGAAACAAGATTCAGTCTTCCGGTTGAACTTATTGATGAGCGGTATTCTTCCGAAATTGCCAGGCAGAGGATTATTGAAACGGTTACATCGAAGAAGAAAAGAAGGGATAAATCATTACTAGATAAAAATTCCGCAGCCGTAATTCTGGAGGATTACCTTAAGTGGAATGATAAAAGGATTTAG
- a CDS encoding CdaR family protein, whose translation MKKKLLPFSIILIFSIIMWGSISLSGEFVATFKVPVTLIDLPRNYTKGSISDKEIYLRIRSKGWELAKLSLAGDEEFLVSAKRRSGKHKVNLRDEMENNAWLTSNYRVIEIAPNNIEFEVDRIITKKVKVRQNTLVEFKEGFGIASKIKITPEEIEISGSANQLKDVDTVFTEYLELKDLSEPVNSTLNLVPVEDAIFSHTSCTIEFDVQKIVDKSFDEIPVEIRNVPQSKELILFPGKISVVLKGGINKLGRLTRDSIQAYVDFWTVLRNEEEGVEPEIKIPENTTLIDIIPKKLEYIIKQY comes from the coding sequence ATGAAGAAAAAATTATTACCTTTTTCAATAATACTTATCTTCTCGATAATAATGTGGGGTTCCATTTCACTTTCGGGCGAGTTCGTCGCGACATTCAAAGTGCCGGTAACGCTGATCGATCTGCCCAGGAATTATACTAAAGGTTCGATATCGGATAAAGAAATTTATCTCAGAATCAGGTCGAAAGGATGGGAACTCGCAAAGTTATCATTGGCAGGCGATGAAGAATTTCTTGTCTCGGCAAAACGACGGAGCGGTAAACATAAAGTTAATCTACGCGATGAAATGGAGAATAATGCCTGGCTCACTTCTAATTACAGGGTTATCGAAATTGCTCCAAATAATATTGAATTTGAAGTCGATAGAATTATTACAAAAAAAGTAAAAGTAAGACAGAACACACTGGTCGAGTTTAAGGAAGGATTCGGTATCGCTTCTAAAATTAAAATAACACCGGAAGAGATTGAAATCTCGGGTTCTGCTAATCAACTTAAAGATGTCGACACAGTATTCACTGAATATCTTGAATTGAAGGATCTGTCGGAACCGGTCAATTCTACTCTTAATCTTGTACCGGTTGAAGATGCAATTTTTTCGCACACATCGTGTACAATAGAATTTGACGTTCAGAAAATTGTAGATAAATCCTTCGATGAAATTCCCGTTGAAATTCGAAACGTTCCTCAATCAAAGGAATTAATACTCTTCCCGGGCAAAATCAGTGTTGTTCTGAAAGGAGGGATAAACAAACTTGGCAGATTGACACGCGACAGCATTCAGGCATATGTCGATTTCTGGACTGTTCTCAGGAATGAGGAGGAAGGTGTTGAACCGGAAATCAAAATACCCGAGAACACCACCCTGATAGATATTATTCCCAAAAAACTTGAATATATAATTAAGCAATACTAA